Proteins from a genomic interval of Bacteroidota bacterium:
- a CDS encoding thioredoxin family protein: MLKSVFYHAGCSVCIGAEQEILSLIGAEKVEVVHLGEKPARIAEAEGRGIKSVPALYTPSGQVLHINFGAALADLKKN, translated from the coding sequence ATGTTAAAGTCAGTCTTTTATCACGCTGGTTGTTCTGTATGCATAGGTGCAGAGCAGGAGATTCTGTCCCTTATTGGTGCGGAAAAAGTGGAGGTCGTGCACCTAGGCGAAAAGCCCGCGCGAATAGCAGAGGCAGAGGGAAGAGGGATAAAGTCTGTGCCCGCCCTGTATACGCCTAGTGGGCAGGTACTTCATATAAACTTTGGCGCGGCCCTTGCAGATCTTAAAAAAAATTAG
- the rny gene encoding ribonuclease Y codes for MEYIIYAGIGLGGVALGALIVRMIMSGQAAKAEEAAREHAQVIVKEAELKAESIREKKELEAKARFQDLKQKFDSETQQRSQKLQSDEQRVKQKEQSLNQKYDQLKKDQTKVEQLQQKLDEQIALRDAKNQQLQAVLAQQNERLEKIAGMTPEEALKQLMDNLTAEARSKASTLIKEIEDQARVTANKDAKRIVIQTIQRTAAEHAIENSVTVFNLESDEVKGRIIGREGRNIRALEAATGVEIIVDDTPEAIIISGFDPVRREIARIALHRLVADGRIHPARIEEVVAKTAKMLNDEIMEIGERTAIDLGIHGLHTDLIRMVGRMKYRSSYGQNLLQHSREVANLCATMASELGLNAKLAKRAGLLHDIGKVIDDEPELPHAIIGMQIAERCKEHPEIVNAIGAHHDEIEMTAMISPIIQACDAISGARPGARREVVESYIKRLKELESLPLTYQGVTKSFAIQAGRELRVVVEAEKVTDADADQLAVDLSSRIMNEMQYPGQIKVTVIREKRSVAFAK; via the coding sequence ATGGAATACATTATATACGCAGGAATCGGCCTGGGCGGCGTAGCCCTGGGGGCCCTCATCGTACGAATGATTATGAGCGGCCAGGCCGCCAAGGCAGAAGAGGCTGCCCGAGAACACGCACAGGTGATAGTGAAAGAAGCCGAGCTGAAGGCCGAATCGATACGCGAGAAAAAAGAACTGGAGGCAAAAGCCCGGTTTCAGGACCTGAAGCAAAAGTTTGACAGCGAAACCCAGCAGCGTAGCCAGAAGCTACAGAGCGACGAGCAGCGCGTGAAGCAGAAAGAACAGAGCCTGAACCAGAAGTATGACCAGCTGAAAAAGGACCAGACCAAGGTGGAGCAGCTGCAGCAGAAGCTGGATGAGCAGATAGCCCTGCGCGATGCCAAAAACCAGCAGCTACAGGCTGTGCTAGCCCAGCAGAATGAGCGCCTGGAGAAGATAGCCGGCATGACACCGGAGGAGGCGCTGAAACAACTGATGGATAACCTGACTGCCGAGGCCCGCAGCAAGGCCTCCACCCTGATCAAGGAGATAGAGGATCAGGCACGGGTAACGGCCAACAAGGATGCCAAGCGCATAGTGATACAAACCATACAGCGCACGGCCGCCGAGCACGCCATAGAGAATAGCGTAACCGTCTTCAACCTGGAGAGCGATGAGGTGAAAGGCCGCATTATTGGCCGCGAGGGCCGAAACATCCGCGCACTGGAGGCTGCCACCGGGGTAGAGATCATTGTGGACGATACCCCAGAGGCCATCATCATCAGCGGCTTCGACCCCGTGCGCCGCGAGATTGCCCGCATAGCCCTCCACCGCCTGGTGGCCGACGGACGCATACATCCCGCCCGTATAGAAGAGGTGGTAGCCAAGACCGCCAAGATGCTGAACGACGAGATCATGGAGATAGGCGAGCGCACCGCCATCGACCTGGGCATACACGGCCTGCACACAGACCTCATCCGCATGGTGGGCCGCATGAAGTACCGCAGCAGCTATGGCCAGAACCTGCTGCAGCACAGCCGCGAGGTGGCAAACCTGTGCGCCACCATGGCTAGCGAGCTGGGCCTGAACGCCAAGCTGGCCAAGCGGGCCGGACTGCTGCACGACATAGGCAAGGTGATAGACGACGAACCCGAGCTGCCACACGCCATAATAGGCATGCAGATAGCCGAGCGCTGCAAAGAGCACCCTGAAATTGTAAACGCCATAGGTGCCCACCACGACGAGATAGAGATGACCGCCATGATCTCGCCCATCATCCAGGCCTGCGATGCCATTAGTGGCGCACGCCCAGGCGCACGCCGCGAGGTAGTAGAAAGCTACATCAAGCGCCTGAAAGAGCTGGAAAGCCTACCCCTCACCTACCAGGGCGTTACCAAGAGCTTTGCCATACAGGCCGGGCGCGAGCTGCGCGTGGTGGTAGAGGCCGAAAAAGTAACCGACGCCGATGCCGACCAGCTGGCCGTAGACCTCAGCAGCCGCATCATGAACGAGATGCAATACCCCGGCCAAATCAAGGTAACCGTCATCCGCGAAAAGCGCTCCGTCGCCTTCGCCAAGTAG
- a CDS encoding cell division protein ZapA, producing the protein MDKYQIQLEILSKRFPINVTQEEEPRIRLVGQYIQDKIEGYQQRYPGLKDETYLAIMACMDIAAEHLKMTEAQEQMERELAHRLQTLDGQLDFQTTAPNPPQHT; encoded by the coding sequence ATGGATAAGTATCAGATTCAACTGGAAATACTGAGCAAGCGCTTCCCGATCAATGTGACGCAGGAAGAGGAGCCCCGTATCCGACTGGTGGGTCAGTACATCCAGGACAAGATAGAGGGCTATCAGCAGCGCTACCCGGGCCTGAAGGATGAAACCTATCTCGCCATTATGGCTTGTATGGACATTGCAGCCGAGCACCTGAAGATGACCGAAGCCCAGGAACAAATGGAACGCGAACTGGCCCACCGGCTACAGACACTGGACGGGCAACTAGACTTTCAAACAACCGCACCTAACCCACCTCAACACACGTAA
- a CDS encoding methylenetetrahydrofolate reductase, translated as MKVTEHLAQAKDPLVSIEIIPPRRGADFSKIQAAIESVMPFRPPFIDVTSHSAEVMWEEMRDGTYKKIVKRKSPGTFGLCAAIKYKYGVDPVPHILCNGFTREETEDALIELNYLGVENLLLIRGDSKYEKPLAEGRTANTYALDLIKQVARMNRGEYLGELMDAHPSDFCIGVAAYPEKHFEAPNLNYDLEILKQKQEAGAHYAVTQLFYDNQYYFDFVDRARAAGITLPILPGLKILTAENHLNIIPKVFHINFPDELVARVQAAQDARAVRQVGIEWACKQSLELLDYGVKNLHFYIMQNTSPFVELMGMLKKQKV; from the coding sequence ATGAAAGTAACTGAGCATCTGGCCCAGGCCAAGGACCCGCTAGTGAGCATCGAGATCATCCCACCCCGCCGTGGGGCCGATTTCAGTAAGATTCAGGCCGCCATTGAGTCTGTAATGCCTTTCAGGCCGCCTTTTATCGACGTAACCAGCCACAGTGCCGAGGTGATGTGGGAGGAAATGCGAGACGGCACCTACAAGAAGATTGTGAAACGCAAGAGCCCGGGCACCTTCGGGCTATGTGCTGCCATCAAGTACAAGTATGGGGTAGACCCAGTTCCGCACATCCTGTGCAATGGCTTCACGCGCGAGGAAACGGAGGATGCGCTGATCGAGCTGAATTACCTGGGGGTGGAGAACCTGTTGCTGATCCGGGGCGACTCCAAGTATGAGAAACCCCTGGCCGAGGGCCGCACGGCCAACACCTATGCCCTGGATCTGATAAAGCAGGTGGCGCGGATGAACCGGGGCGAATACCTGGGCGAGCTGATGGATGCGCATCCATCAGACTTTTGCATTGGGGTGGCGGCCTACCCCGAGAAGCACTTTGAGGCACCGAACCTGAACTACGATCTTGAGATCCTGAAGCAGAAGCAGGAAGCAGGCGCGCACTATGCCGTTACACAGCTGTTTTACGACAATCAGTACTATTTCGATTTTGTCGACCGGGCGCGGGCTGCCGGCATCACCCTCCCCATCCTGCCGGGGCTGAAGATCCTGACGGCAGAAAACCACCTGAACATCATCCCCAAGGTGTTCCACATCAATTTTCCCGACGAGCTAGTGGCCCGCGTACAGGCCGCCCAGGATGCGCGGGCTGTGCGCCAGGTGGGCATCGAGTGGGCCTGTAAACAGAGCCTGGAGCTGCTGGACTATGGCGTAAAGAACCTGCACTTCTACATAATGCAGAACACCAGCCCATTTGTAGAGCTGATGGGCATGCTAAAGAAGCAGAAGGTGTAG
- a CDS encoding TetR/AcrR family transcriptional regulator, with protein sequence MNASAHILRVALRLFAAKGYDATTTLRIAKAADVSEGLIFRHFGSKQGLLEAILAQLLQRMQQLLGPILMETEPRRVIEKYLALPFEIPESEYDYWQLQFRLKWDPAYFQPEKLKPLKDKLTETYRTLGYADPELEAQLLIQVTDGVATDLLRKQIADPVAYRSFVLSTFSPR encoded by the coding sequence TTGAATGCCAGTGCCCATATTCTAAGAGTTGCGTTACGCCTTTTTGCAGCAAAAGGCTACGATGCCACTACCACACTGCGGATAGCGAAAGCCGCTGATGTATCGGAGGGGCTAATTTTTAGGCACTTTGGCAGTAAGCAGGGACTATTAGAAGCCATCCTGGCGCAACTGCTACAGCGCATGCAGCAGTTGCTAGGGCCTATCTTGATGGAAACGGAGCCTAGGCGAGTTATTGAGAAATATCTTGCACTCCCCTTCGAAATTCCGGAATCCGAATACGATTACTGGCAACTACAGTTCCGCCTAAAGTGGGATCCAGCCTACTTTCAGCCCGAGAAACTCAAGCCTCTAAAGGATAAATTGACAGAAACCTACCGCACACTGGGTTATGCCGATCCAGAGCTGGAAGCCCAGCTGCTCATACAGGTAACAGACGGAGTAGCGACAGATCTGCTACGGAAACAAATCGCGGACCCCGTGGCCTATCGTTCGTTTGTACTCAGCACCTTTTCACCTCGTTAA
- a CDS encoding oxidoreductase, which produces MKKQIVFITGASSGIGKETALKLLQEGHTVYGAARRIDKMQALTDAGGYALQMDILQAQQVQAAVDKIIEAEGRIDVLINNAGYAVFGAVEDVSAEDTRRQFDVNLFGLAEVTKQVLPHMRRQKSGRILNISSMGGKLYSPFGAWYHATKHALEGWSDCLRLETKQFGIDVVIIEPGIIKTELGDVMLAPMLERSGKGPYAGLAQKLALATDRSYSRSKNYSPASVIAQVISKAIRARKPKTRYAKGKYAKPLMWMRLYLGDRLFDKVVMSQFQLK; this is translated from the coding sequence ATGAAAAAGCAAATTGTATTCATAACCGGCGCATCCTCAGGCATAGGCAAAGAGACCGCGCTGAAACTGCTGCAGGAAGGCCATACCGTATATGGTGCCGCCCGCCGCATAGATAAAATGCAGGCTCTGACCGATGCCGGTGGGTATGCCCTACAGATGGATATACTACAGGCCCAGCAGGTGCAGGCAGCCGTAGACAAGATCATAGAAGCAGAGGGCCGCATTGATGTGCTCATCAATAATGCGGGCTATGCCGTCTTTGGTGCTGTAGAGGACGTGAGTGCTGAGGATACACGCCGTCAATTCGATGTCAACCTCTTTGGCCTGGCCGAAGTGACCAAACAGGTACTGCCCCACATGCGGCGGCAAAAGAGCGGGCGTATCCTGAATATCTCTAGCATGGGCGGCAAGCTCTACAGCCCCTTTGGCGCTTGGTACCACGCCACTAAGCATGCCCTGGAGGGTTGGAGTGACTGCCTGCGACTCGAGACCAAGCAGTTTGGAATAGACGTGGTTATCATAGAGCCTGGCATCATCAAAACAGAGCTTGGTGATGTGATGCTGGCCCCTATGCTCGAGAGATCCGGCAAGGGCCCCTACGCAGGCCTAGCGCAAAAATTGGCACTAGCCACAGACCGTAGCTACAGTAGAAGCAAAAATTATTCTCCAGCCTCGGTCATTGCACAGGTGATATCTAAAGCTATCCGCGCCCGGAAACCAAAAACGCGCTATGCAAAAGGCAAGTACGCAAAACCCCTTATGTGGATGCGGCTCTACCTGGGCGACCGGCTATTCGACAAGGTTGTGATGAGCCAGTTCCAGTTAAAATAA